In Pedobacter sp. WC2423, the following are encoded in one genomic region:
- a CDS encoding MauE/DoxX family redox-associated membrane protein — MKQADKIEAVTMAASVLIICLFGYTAIAKILDYGTYVSQMKSAPVPYMSLFAPIIGWLIPLIEVIIVLLLLFDKTRVKGLYGSLVLLIAFEIYISSMLLSGRSLPCTCGGFIATMGWKTHLIFNAVFIVISVIAIIYKNIPHNKYSSHQSAGIDM; from the coding sequence ATGAAACAAGCCGATAAAATAGAAGCAGTTACGATGGCAGCAAGTGTACTCATCATTTGCTTATTTGGGTATACTGCAATAGCCAAAATTTTAGATTACGGTACATATGTATCGCAGATGAAATCAGCACCTGTGCCATATATGTCCCTTTTCGCTCCCATTATAGGCTGGTTAATTCCGCTTATAGAAGTGATTATAGTGTTATTACTCTTGTTTGATAAAACAAGGGTAAAAGGACTTTATGGTTCCCTGGTACTGTTAATAGCTTTTGAAATTTACATTTCATCAATGTTACTGTCTGGACGAAGTTTACCGTGTACATGTGGTGGATTTATTGCGACTATGGGATGGAAAACACATTTAATATTCAATGCAGTCTTTATTGTAATTTCTGTAATCGCCATAATTTATAAAAACATACCACATAATAAATATTCATCACATCAATCCGCAGGAATAGATATGTAG
- a CDS encoding Crp/Fnr family transcriptional regulator gives MNKLEEKLLSMASADKRGIEDLLSLFMPISFRKGLIIGTPEHSYPILHFIESGLLMGNYIVDDKEYPSWISDHGFVLPIGGFLSKKNYSEFIMVLENSQCWYLNLAKAEILAQKNYHLYRMLLEIFEENLQLTREREISLRIPNAYERYLKFMNEQSSRKYPLTNSVLASLLSINEKHLSKLKRRYVKS, from the coding sequence ATGAATAAACTTGAAGAAAAATTACTTTCTATGGCCTCTGCAGATAAAAGAGGAATAGAAGATTTACTAAGTCTTTTCATGCCTATAAGCTTTCGTAAAGGATTGATCATAGGTACTCCTGAACACTCCTATCCAATTCTACATTTTATAGAATCTGGCTTGCTCATGGGTAATTACATAGTCGATGACAAGGAATATCCTTCCTGGATTTCTGATCATGGCTTTGTACTTCCAATAGGGGGATTTCTTTCAAAAAAAAATTACAGCGAATTTATAATGGTACTCGAAAATTCGCAATGCTGGTATTTAAACTTAGCAAAAGCTGAAATCCTTGCGCAAAAGAATTACCACTTATACAGAATGTTATTGGAGATTTTTGAGGAAAATTTGCAGTTAACAAGGGAACGGGAAATATCTCTTAGGATACCAAATGCCTATGAACGCTACCTGAAATTTATGAACGAACAATCATCACGTAAATATCCATTGACGAATTCGGTTCTTGCCTCACTTCTGAGTATAAACGAAAAACATCTATCTAAACTTAAAAGAAGATATGTAAAATCATAA
- a CDS encoding DNA polymerase III subunit alpha has product MYINVHSQYSLRFGTMSIEKIVDEAQARGINQIALTDINNSTGIMEFMRECDKRGIKPIAGIEFRRDKKLLYVGIARNREGMKELNDFLTFHNLEQVPLPDQPPVFNNVYVIYPFNYSLGLRNNEFFGIRFDELHLLHNRDLINLKDKLIALQPVFISDKLEYRLHEYLRGIDLNTLLTMVTDDDKCCRTDMFLPPGQLEANFTRHSYILDNTRNLMNSCVMDYQRGKVKLNRKSYTGNKLDDKQLLEKLAIKGMIDRYGKDNKEALKKVKHELKVIYELDFCSYFLITWDILRFASEQGYYHVGRGSGANSTVAYCLRITDVDPIELDLYFERFLNAQRTSPPDFDLDFSWDEREDVQDYIFKRYGREHTALLGTMTTFKDRSVIREIGKVMGLPKAEIDGFTDRSQSAVNRNNDTFKKILAIYEMMGNMPNQRSIHAGGVLISEEPITYYTALDLPPKGMPVVQWDMYEAELIGFDKYDILSQRGIGHIKEAVRLVEENQRQKIDIHDVKAFMKDPNLNERLKTGNTIGCFYIESPAMRQLLTKLACDTYLVLVAASSIIRPGVASSGMMSTYIRHHHNPEKANYLHPVMKEQLKETYGVMVYQEDVIKICIHFAGMDGTDADILRRGMSGKYRSKIEFEKLVERFKEGAKALGRPNEIVEEVWRQVSSFAGYSFSKAHSASFAVESYQSLYLKTYYPIEFMVAVLNNYGGFYTRWLYVEELKKAGAIVHLPCVNHSTQVVSIVGKEAYLGFIGIQGLEIKFIELITNERNKNGLYVNLENFIKRTGIGLEQTITLIRVGALRFTGKSKKALLWDVHLLFGAAKAKPTNHAELFVVENKDYSMPELINTKLEDAYHELELLGFPLSLSSFDLLHTSYRGEIKTKDLKKYVGQTIKLAGMYVCEKTVHTKNNKKMWFGTFLDTEGSFFDTTHFPNSTPNYPFRGTGCYLIMGKVVEDFGFPSIEIQKFAKLPILSNPVMD; this is encoded by the coding sequence ATGTATATCAACGTTCATTCTCAGTACAGCTTACGCTTTGGTACAATGTCCATAGAAAAGATTGTAGATGAAGCTCAGGCAAGAGGCATCAATCAAATCGCATTGACGGATATTAATAATTCCACCGGAATAATGGAGTTTATGCGGGAATGCGATAAAAGGGGCATTAAGCCAATTGCCGGAATTGAATTCAGAAGGGATAAAAAATTGCTTTATGTGGGTATTGCCCGCAATAGAGAAGGAATGAAAGAACTCAATGACTTTCTAACTTTTCATAACCTGGAACAAGTACCGCTTCCAGATCAGCCTCCTGTTTTTAACAATGTCTATGTCATCTATCCTTTTAATTATAGCCTGGGATTAAGAAATAATGAATTTTTCGGTATTCGGTTTGATGAACTGCATCTTTTGCATAACAGGGATCTTATTAATCTGAAGGATAAATTGATTGCATTGCAACCTGTTTTCATATCAGATAAATTAGAATATCGACTGCATGAATATTTGAGAGGAATTGACCTCAATACCTTGTTGACAATGGTTACTGATGACGATAAGTGCTGCAGAACAGATATGTTTCTTCCGCCTGGTCAGCTGGAAGCCAACTTTACCAGACATTCTTATATTCTGGATAATACACGGAATCTAATGAACAGTTGTGTCATGGATTACCAGCGTGGTAAAGTTAAGCTAAATAGAAAATCATACACTGGAAACAAGCTTGATGATAAGCAGCTGCTTGAAAAGTTAGCGATCAAAGGAATGATCGACAGGTATGGTAAAGACAATAAAGAGGCTTTAAAAAAGGTAAAGCATGAGCTTAAAGTAATTTATGAGCTTGATTTTTGTTCCTATTTTCTCATCACATGGGATATATTGAGATTTGCATCTGAACAGGGTTATTATCATGTTGGGCGGGGATCTGGTGCAAACAGTACAGTAGCTTATTGTTTAAGAATAACAGATGTCGATCCGATAGAGCTTGATTTATACTTTGAGCGTTTTTTGAATGCACAGCGTACTTCTCCCCCAGATTTTGATCTTGATTTTTCCTGGGATGAACGGGAGGATGTTCAAGATTATATTTTTAAGAGGTATGGGCGTGAGCATACTGCCTTATTAGGTACCATGACGACATTTAAAGATCGCTCCGTGATTAGAGAAATTGGTAAAGTAATGGGGTTACCGAAAGCAGAGATAGACGGTTTTACAGATCGTTCGCAATCGGCGGTAAATAGAAATAATGATACTTTCAAAAAGATTCTCGCCATCTATGAAATGATGGGGAATATGCCAAACCAGCGTAGCATTCATGCCGGAGGTGTACTCATATCCGAAGAACCCATTACTTACTATACAGCTTTAGATCTCCCACCAAAAGGAATGCCCGTGGTTCAGTGGGATATGTATGAAGCCGAGCTCATCGGATTTGACAAATATGACATCCTCAGTCAGAGGGGGATTGGACACATAAAGGAAGCTGTGCGTTTAGTCGAGGAGAATCAACGTCAAAAAATTGATATTCATGATGTAAAAGCCTTTATGAAAGATCCAAATCTTAACGAACGCTTAAAAACTGGAAATACTATTGGCTGCTTTTATATTGAATCTCCGGCGATGAGGCAATTACTAACTAAGCTGGCTTGTGATACTTATCTCGTTTTGGTAGCTGCCAGTTCAATTATTCGGCCAGGCGTGGCAAGTTCCGGAATGATGTCAACTTACATTCGCCACCATCATAATCCTGAAAAAGCGAATTACCTCCACCCTGTTATGAAAGAGCAGTTAAAGGAGACTTACGGTGTGATGGTCTATCAGGAGGACGTCATCAAAATTTGTATTCATTTTGCAGGTATGGACGGTACAGATGCTGATATATTAAGACGTGGCATGAGTGGAAAATACAGGTCAAAAATTGAATTTGAAAAACTTGTTGAACGTTTTAAAGAAGGTGCAAAAGCCTTGGGAAGACCAAATGAAATTGTTGAGGAGGTATGGCGGCAGGTGTCTTCTTTTGCAGGATATAGTTTCTCTAAAGCGCATTCCGCCAGTTTCGCTGTGGAAAGCTACCAGAGTTTATACCTAAAAACTTATTATCCTATCGAATTTATGGTAGCGGTATTGAACAACTATGGTGGTTTTTATACCAGATGGCTTTATGTTGAAGAACTGAAAAAGGCCGGGGCAATTGTACATCTCCCATGCGTGAACCATAGCACCCAGGTAGTTTCAATTGTTGGTAAAGAGGCTTATCTCGGATTTATAGGTATTCAGGGCCTGGAAATAAAGTTTATTGAACTGATCACCAATGAACGTAATAAAAATGGGCTTTATGTTAATTTAGAAAATTTCATTAAGCGTACAGGAATAGGTTTGGAACAAACCATAACGCTCATTCGCGTAGGTGCTTTACGCTTTACAGGAAAAAGCAAAAAAGCATTACTATGGGATGTGCATTTGTTATTTGGTGCTGCTAAAGCCAAGCCAACAAATCATGCTGAGCTTTTTGTAGTGGAAAATAAGGACTACAGCATGCCCGAATTGATCAATACAAAACTTGAAGATGCTTATCATGAACTTGAATTATTAGGCTTCCCACTCAGTTTATCTTCATTTGATCTATTACATACCTCTTACAGAGGAGAAATTAAAACTAAAGATTTGAAAAAGTATGTCGGCCAGACCATTAAACTAGCTGGAATGTACGTTTGTGAAAAAACTGTTCACACTAAAAATAATAAAAAAATGTGGTTTGGTACTTTCCTGGATACGGAAGGGAGTTTCTTTGACACCACTCATTTCCCCAATAGTACCCCTAACTATCCATTCCGGGGTACTGGATGTTATCTGATCATGGGAAAGGTGGTAGAAGATTTCGGGTTTCCAAGTATAGAGATCCAGAAGTTTGCAAAACTTCCGATTCTGTCTAATCCGGTGATGGATTAA
- the dinB gene encoding DNA polymerase IV, producing the protein MNNDKHIIHMDQDAFFVSVEVRKNKNLIGKPVIIGGTSDRGVVASCSYEARKFGVHSAMSSRLAKRLCPDAIFIKGNMDEYSKASHEITAIIKDRVPLFEKASIDEHYIDMTGMDRFHGCMKYAHELRETIIRELHLPISFGLSVNKTVAKMATNECKPGGEKNVEQLGVQPFLNPLSIKKIPGLGEKTFIKLSDMGIKKIYTLSQVHPDHMTALLGKNGLSLLQKAKGIDHSLVIPYQEQKSIGTQCTFKSDSIDIAMINNLLTSMVMDVAYQLREKKKLAACLTVTIRYSNFEDVTKQVTIPYTSLDWILIAKAKDLFRQLYQKRMLIRLVGVRLSNLVTGFEQIDLYSASNDQYNLVQAMDKIRQRFGEKAITLASTINLEL; encoded by the coding sequence ATGAATAATGACAAACATATTATACACATGGATCAAGACGCATTTTTTGTGTCTGTCGAAGTTCGTAAAAATAAAAACCTGATTGGAAAACCTGTAATTATCGGAGGTACTTCAGATCGTGGAGTTGTTGCATCGTGTAGCTATGAAGCCAGGAAATTTGGTGTTCACTCAGCAATGTCTTCCAGACTAGCCAAAAGGCTTTGCCCTGATGCTATTTTCATTAAAGGTAACATGGATGAATACTCTAAAGCTTCACATGAAATTACTGCAATTATTAAAGACAGGGTGCCATTATTTGAAAAAGCCAGTATAGACGAGCATTATATTGATATGACGGGTATGGATCGCTTTCATGGGTGCATGAAATATGCACACGAATTGAGAGAAACGATTATACGTGAATTACATTTACCCATTTCATTTGGTTTATCGGTCAATAAAACTGTTGCTAAAATGGCGACAAATGAATGTAAACCTGGTGGAGAGAAAAATGTTGAGCAGTTAGGAGTGCAGCCTTTTTTGAACCCGCTTTCCATTAAGAAAATCCCAGGCTTAGGGGAAAAAACATTCATCAAGCTTAGTGATATGGGTATAAAAAAAATATATACGCTTTCACAAGTCCATCCTGATCATATGACTGCGCTTTTAGGTAAAAATGGTCTAAGCTTACTGCAAAAAGCTAAAGGAATTGACCATTCTCTTGTTATCCCCTATCAGGAACAGAAATCTATTGGTACTCAATGTACTTTTAAATCAGATAGCATAGATATTGCTATGATTAATAACCTGCTGACTTCTATGGTAATGGATGTTGCCTATCAGCTCCGGGAAAAGAAAAAGCTTGCCGCCTGTTTAACTGTTACCATCCGGTATTCCAATTTTGAAGACGTGACTAAACAGGTAACTATTCCTTATACCTCACTTGATTGGATACTAATTGCTAAGGCTAAAGATCTTTTTAGACAGCTCTACCAAAAGCGGATGCTCATCCGTCTGGTTGGCGTAAGATTGTCAAATTTAGTAACTGGTTTTGAACAGATTGATTTATACAGTGCATCAAATGACCAATATAATCTGGTACAGGCGATGGATAAAATCCGTCAGCGGTTCGGTGAAAAAGCGATCACCTTAGCTTCTACGATTAATTTAGAGTTGTAA
- a CDS encoding RES domain-containing protein: protein MESKNNNHQHEQSSSENWLLLINKFPELIQFKEDLNELFQIDKSSMNQQEIGELFYRKALIQPFASIQYLPDHINSFPVYRARKNIDENNENIYLVKTYSYPNPEFCESNGRANLKGQSVFYSAHNAGTALMENKPVNGDILYLSKWNIRSDRPAEVMFFFPENVPEKNIFFKMSRRLHQERLIDAGINGEKKARQLEMIIEFIADAFVTEQEPYSLTSWYSNCALFEQADIDMLIYPSMQRKYVTSNIVIHPEFVDKYLVFDRVFKVIVTNRYDNNMGYKLLKTGNCIGENITWRDPVDDDYKFLENNY from the coding sequence ATGGAATCTAAAAACAACAATCACCAACATGAACAGTCATCATCTGAAAATTGGTTGCTTCTGATTAATAAGTTTCCTGAGCTAATCCAGTTTAAAGAAGATTTGAATGAGCTCTTCCAAATAGATAAAAGCAGCATGAACCAACAGGAAATTGGTGAGCTTTTTTATAGAAAAGCTTTGATTCAGCCATTTGCATCAATTCAATATTTACCCGATCACATCAATAGCTTTCCTGTGTATCGAGCTAGAAAGAATATTGATGAAAATAATGAAAATATATATCTGGTTAAAACATATTCATACCCTAACCCGGAATTTTGTGAAAGCAACGGAAGGGCAAATTTAAAAGGACAATCTGTTTTCTATTCTGCTCATAATGCAGGAACTGCACTAATGGAAAACAAACCAGTCAATGGGGATATCCTTTATCTTTCAAAATGGAATATCAGATCTGATCGCCCAGCTGAAGTTATGTTCTTTTTTCCAGAAAATGTACCTGAGAAAAATATATTTTTTAAAATGTCTAGACGACTTCATCAGGAACGACTTATAGATGCTGGCATTAATGGTGAAAAAAAAGCCAGGCAGTTAGAAATGATTATAGAATTTATTGCCGATGCATTTGTAACTGAACAAGAACCATATAGTTTAACGTCATGGTATTCCAACTGCGCATTGTTTGAGCAAGCCGATATAGATATGTTAATCTATCCAAGTATGCAACGAAAGTACGTGACATCAAACATCGTCATACATCCTGAATTTGTAGATAAATACTTAGTTTTTGATCGTGTTTTTAAAGTTATAGTAACCAATCGTTATGACAACAACATGGGATACAAGTTATTAAAGACGGGGAATTGCATTGGAGAAAATATTACCTGGAGAGACCCTGTTGATGATGATTATAAATTTTTAGAGAATAATTACTAA
- the mobC gene encoding conjugal transfer protein MobC translates to MQTGENEQAMRKILDMTRLISIILLFIHCYYYCYGAFQEWKYTSELSDRVLKNITNSGLFSSFNKSKLIALVFLIISLIGAKGRKDEKLNYRTALAYIITGLLIYFISQLTMYLPLPMVIIAGIYMCFCTAGFLLLLSGGTLLSRIIKDKLKDDVFNDENETFPQEERLLVNENSVNIPMKYRLKDKWRSGYLNCIAPYRSILVSGSAGAGKTAFVIRQFIAQAFNRPDPYTMLVYDFKFPDLSIIAYNHFLKNKHKYKGEPECLFINFEDPSRSHRGNPLEPQSMTDITDATECSRTILLGLNKMWQTKQGDFFVESPINFFTAIIWFLRQYKDGIYCTLPHAIEFLQLPYDSLFTLLRSNKQLEVLVGPFINAYLADVMEQLEGQIASAKIALGRLSSPQLYYVLTGRDFSLDINNPEKPKVLCIGNNPQKQQVYGAVLSLFANRLLKVINKKGKSKSMLIFDEYPTISVDLIPTISTGRSNRICVLMGVQSINQLRKEYGKEQADVIMSIAGNIIAGQETGDSAKQLSEQIGKIMQKRESLSISDSGTSISKSKQLEYAVPASKIAKLSSGQFAGILSDTPDQKIELKAFDCEIIADFKAINSEEAAYKEIPVIRQVDDEMIQTNYLQIKQDIQDLMASEIGRMMSDPALAHLVIYKET, encoded by the coding sequence ATGCAGACAGGTGAAAACGAACAGGCGATGAGGAAAATTCTGGATATGACGAGACTGATTAGTATCATATTACTATTCATTCATTGCTATTATTATTGCTACGGTGCTTTCCAGGAATGGAAGTACACCAGTGAATTATCGGACAGGGTGCTGAAGAATATCACAAACTCCGGGTTATTTTCAAGTTTCAATAAGTCAAAGCTTATTGCCCTTGTATTCCTCATAATTTCTTTAATAGGTGCCAAGGGGCGCAAGGACGAAAAGTTAAACTATCGGACAGCACTTGCTTACATCATTACTGGTTTATTAATCTATTTTATAAGCCAGCTGACCATGTATTTACCACTTCCAATGGTAATTATTGCAGGGATATATATGTGCTTTTGTACGGCAGGATTCTTACTGCTGCTGTCTGGAGGCACTTTACTTTCCAGGATTATCAAGGATAAGCTTAAGGATGATGTTTTCAATGATGAAAATGAAACCTTTCCCCAGGAAGAGCGGCTTCTGGTAAATGAAAACTCTGTAAACATCCCGATGAAATATCGGCTGAAAGATAAATGGAGGTCAGGTTATTTGAACTGTATCGCACCATATCGAAGTATTCTTGTCTCGGGATCTGCTGGAGCTGGTAAAACAGCCTTCGTCATCAGGCAATTCATTGCCCAGGCTTTTAACCGGCCAGATCCATATACAATGCTGGTTTATGACTTCAAGTTCCCTGACTTAAGCATTATTGCCTACAACCATTTCTTAAAGAACAAGCATAAATATAAAGGGGAGCCGGAATGCTTATTTATCAATTTCGAAGATCCTTCCAGATCACACCGCGGCAATCCCTTAGAGCCGCAAAGCATGACAGACATTACAGATGCTACAGAGTGCTCCAGGACAATTTTATTAGGGCTGAATAAAATGTGGCAGACGAAACAAGGCGATTTTTTCGTGGAAAGTCCTATCAATTTTTTCACCGCCATCATCTGGTTTTTACGCCAATATAAGGATGGAATATATTGTACGCTGCCTCACGCCATAGAATTCCTCCAGCTTCCTTACGATAGCCTCTTCACTTTGCTCAGGTCAAACAAACAGCTTGAAGTACTCGTTGGCCCCTTCATTAATGCCTATCTCGCTGATGTCATGGAGCAGCTTGAAGGACAGATTGCAAGTGCAAAGATTGCGTTAGGCAGGCTTTCAAGTCCTCAGCTTTATTATGTACTCACTGGTCGTGATTTCTCGCTCGACATCAATAATCCGGAGAAGCCAAAAGTACTTTGTATCGGTAATAATCCACAAAAACAGCAAGTATATGGAGCTGTGCTTTCTCTGTTTGCTAATCGCTTGCTGAAAGTCATCAATAAGAAGGGCAAATCAAAATCTATGCTCATCTTCGATGAGTACCCTACCATTTCAGTTGACCTGATCCCTACCATCTCTACGGGCAGATCCAATAGGATTTGTGTGCTCATGGGTGTTCAGTCTATAAATCAGCTGCGTAAGGAATATGGCAAGGAACAGGCAGATGTAATTATGAGTATTGCAGGTAATATTATAGCAGGACAGGAAACTGGAGATAGTGCTAAACAACTGTCTGAACAGATCGGTAAGATCATGCAGAAAAGGGAAAGTCTTTCTATCAGTGATTCTGGTACCAGCATCAGCAAAAGCAAGCAACTGGAATATGCTGTGCCAGCATCAAAAATTGCTAAATTATCTTCAGGCCAGTTTGCAGGAATACTTTCTGATACTCCAGATCAAAAAATAGAATTGAAAGCGTTTGATTGTGAAATTATAGCTGACTTCAAGGCAATTAACAGCGAGGAAGCCGCATATAAAGAAATACCTGTAATCCGGCAGGTTGATGATGAAATGATTCAAACGAATTATCTGCAAATCAAACAAGACATACAGGATCTGATGGCCTCAGAAATAGGACGGATGATGAGTGATCCGGCTCTTGCGCACCTGGTTATTTATAAAGAAACGTAA
- a CDS encoding relaxase/mobilization nuclease domain-containing protein: MVAVIKTSYSLHRIFNYNENKVKDGVASCIGAENYPKDLADLTLTNKLNRLLNQAALNENVKRNAVHISLNFDPSETLSNERLVQIAKSYMKQIGFGNQPYIIYQHFDAGHPHIHIVSLKVRESGQRIDTQNIGRNQSEVARKNIEKIFGLVKAEDSKGNLSYELPPIQAQKVQYGKSATKRAITNVLDTVLNSYKYASLPELNAVLKRYNVMADRGSENSTVFKKNGLLFRVLDENGNKTGIPIKASDFYNKPTLKFLQDKFSQNESKKLPHKTRIKNILNTALMKRAGFSLAGFIAELEKAGISTTLRQNENGLIYGITYVDHTTKCVFNGSSLGKLYSANSIQQRLIQSSATADQIHTKKISEEFPETQLPPLPKSADPSERNYLEELTTTNASESSDSLLELLFQPEYTNEYIPGHLKPRRKKKRKKRI; this comes from the coding sequence ATGGTTGCTGTGATCAAAACCTCATACTCATTGCACCGGATTTTCAACTACAATGAGAACAAAGTTAAGGATGGTGTAGCATCATGTATCGGAGCTGAAAATTATCCGAAAGATTTAGCTGATCTGACCTTAACCAATAAGTTAAACCGCTTATTAAACCAGGCTGCTTTAAATGAGAATGTGAAGCGAAATGCCGTTCATATTTCTTTAAATTTTGATCCCTCAGAAACGCTTTCCAATGAGCGCCTGGTTCAGATCGCAAAGAGCTACATGAAGCAGATTGGCTTCGGTAATCAGCCATATATTATTTATCAGCATTTTGATGCCGGACACCCTCATATTCATATTGTATCATTAAAAGTTCGTGAGAGCGGACAAAGGATTGATACGCAGAACATCGGTCGTAACCAGTCTGAAGTTGCCCGCAAAAACATAGAGAAAATATTCGGATTAGTAAAGGCAGAAGACAGTAAAGGAAACCTTTCCTATGAATTGCCACCAATTCAGGCTCAAAAGGTTCAATATGGAAAATCTGCAACAAAAAGAGCCATTACTAATGTACTGGATACTGTTCTTAACTCTTATAAATATGCTTCCCTTCCTGAGCTCAATGCAGTATTGAAAAGATACAATGTAATGGCTGACAGAGGAAGTGAAAACAGCACCGTATTTAAAAAGAACGGATTGTTATTCCGTGTTCTGGATGAAAACGGCAACAAGACTGGCATCCCGATTAAAGCCAGTGATTTCTACAATAAACCCACCCTTAAATTTTTACAGGACAAGTTTTCTCAAAATGAATCCAAAAAGCTTCCTCATAAAACACGTATAAAAAATATCCTCAACACTGCTTTAATGAAACGTGCCGGATTCTCTTTGGCAGGTTTCATTGCAGAGCTGGAAAAGGCCGGCATTTCTACCACGCTCAGACAAAATGAAAATGGATTGATTTATGGAATTACCTATGTAGATCACACCACGAAATGTGTCTTCAACGGCAGTTCGCTTGGTAAACTGTATAGTGCGAATTCAATTCAACAGCGGCTCATCCAATCTTCAGCAACAGCTGATCAGATCCATACTAAAAAAATCAGCGAAGAATTTCCAGAGACACAACTTCCTCCCCTGCCTAAGTCCGCAGATCCTTCAGAGAGAAATTACTTAGAAGAGCTTACTACAACTAACGCCAGTGAATCATCAGACAGCTTGCTCGAGCTGCTTTTCCAACCCGAATATACCAATGAATACATTCCGGGACACCTTAAACCCCGCAGAAAAAAGAAAAGGAAGAAACGCATTTAA
- a CDS encoding plasmid mobilization relaxosome protein MobC, whose protein sequence is MCENDDVMRDAKSNRTCTIICRLTPGEYQQLEKKFKASTCRKLSEFVRKRLFDRPYVTTYRNASLDDFMSEMMKLRTELNALGNNFNQAVKKLHTLNQIPEFKHWLITHEQDKQKLFGKMDVIKDSINKIADKWLL, encoded by the coding sequence ATGTGTGAAAATGATGATGTGATGAGAGATGCTAAATCTAACAGAACCTGTACTATAATATGCAGGCTGACACCTGGTGAATATCAGCAGCTGGAGAAAAAATTCAAAGCCAGCACTTGCAGAAAACTAAGTGAATTTGTACGGAAAAGGTTGTTTGACAGACCTTATGTAACGACCTATAGGAATGCATCATTAGATGATTTTATGTCAGAAATGATGAAGCTCAGAACTGAATTGAATGCACTTGGAAACAACTTTAACCAGGCCGTTAAGAAGCTGCACACTTTAAATCAGATTCCTGAATTTAAACACTGGCTCATTACCCACGAACAGGACAAACAAAAGTTGTTCGGTAAGATGGATGTGATCAAAGACAGCATCAATAAAATCGCAGACAAATGGTTGCTGTGA